One genomic window of bacterium includes the following:
- a CDS encoding 50S ribosomal protein L1 — MRKQRFVTKTSSDELKKLSGSDLVTAINALKSNVKGNFDQTFECQVSLKLPPKSKNEVVRFSAMVPHSFTKEAKVLVLTDAQNSDIAKKAGADFVGLDDLVEKLMNGWVDFDVAIATPSVMPKIAKLGKVLGPKGLMPSPKNETVTEDLEKVIKNYKGGKMDFKMNETGLLSFKFGKMSMTEEELKENFDFIYDILQQEASKYGNNVIRKVFIKTTMSPSIKTAI; from the coding sequence ATGCGAAAACAAAGATTTGTAACAAAAACTTCTTCAGATGAACTGAAAAAATTATCAGGTTCTGATCTGGTAACTGCTATAAATGCTCTAAAATCAAATGTCAAAGGCAATTTTGATCAAACTTTTGAATGTCAAGTTTCTTTGAAGCTTCCTCCAAAAAGCAAAAATGAAGTAGTTCGATTTTCTGCTATGGTTCCTCACTCATTCACAAAAGAAGCTAAAGTCCTTGTTTTGACTGATGCTCAAAATTCTGATATTGCAAAAAAGGCAGGGGCAGATTTTGTAGGATTGGATGACTTAGTTGAAAAGTTGATGAATGGCTGGGTAGATTTTGATGTGGCGATTGCAACACCATCAGTTATGCCAAAAATTGCTAAACTAGGAAAAGTTTTGGGACCAAAAGGCCTTATGCCTAGCCCAAAAAATGAAACAGTAACCGAGGATCTTGAAAAAGTGATCAAAAATTACAAAGGAGGTAAAATGGATTTCAAAATGAATGAAACTGGACTTCTTTCTTTCAAGTTTGGTAAAATGAGCATGACAGAAGAGGAATTGAAAGAAAACTTTGACTTTATTTATGATATTTTGCAACAGGAAGCAAGTAAGTATGGAAATAATGTGATTAGGAAAGTTTTCATCAAGACAACGATGAGCCCAAGTATAAAGACAGCTATATAG
- the rplK gene encoding 50S ribosomal protein L11 has translation MAKKIKTIIKLQAPGGQAVPGQKLGPVLGSAGVNIGQFVQDFNAKTKDMNGMNIPCILTVYEDRTYSMEFKKPPVTDLIKKEINLKKGSGQPNKSKVGKIKMEQVKKIAEIKMPDLNTTSIDSAMKIVIGSAKSMGLEVIG, from the coding sequence ATGGCAAAAAAAATTAAGACAATCATAAAACTACAAGCACCAGGTGGACAGGCAGTTCCAGGACAAAAACTAGGTCCTGTTTTGGGATCAGCAGGAGTAAATATTGGGCAATTTGTACAAGACTTCAATGCGAAAACCAAAGATATGAACGGCATGAATATTCCTTGCATCTTGACTGTGTATGAAGATAGAACCTACTCTATGGAATTCAAAAAGCCTCCTGTAACTGATTTGATAAAAAAAGAAATTAACTTGAAAAAAGGTTCTGGTCAACCAAACAAAAGTAAGGTAGGAAAGATAAAAATGGAGCAAGTGAAGAAAATCGCAGAGATCAAAATGCCAGATCTAAACACTACAAGTATTGATTCTGCTATGAAAATAGTTATTGGAAGTGCAAAAAGCATGGGCCTTGAAGTAATTGGATAA
- the nusG gene encoding transcription termination/antitermination factor NusG has protein sequence MSKDKTNDNAKWYIISCYSGHEDKVAELIKQSVEANGMDHKVLDVMVPKQTKIVVQGGKKKEVDEKVFPGYVLVQMEIDDNTWQLIRSVEGVTKFIGGVKKPTPLTEEQVKSIVDYTQVSQPSYTAKFAVNDAVKVNDGPFKDFVGKINKINEDKGRVEVLLTMFGRETPVDLDFLQIVRL, from the coding sequence ATGAGCAAAGATAAAACAAACGATAATGCAAAATGGTATATAATTTCGTGCTACTCAGGACATGAGGACAAAGTTGCTGAATTGATCAAACAAAGCGTTGAAGCAAACGGTATGGATCATAAAGTGCTAGATGTGATGGTTCCAAAGCAAACTAAAATCGTTGTACAAGGAGGGAAAAAGAAGGAAGTCGACGAGAAAGTTTTCCCGGGTTATGTGTTGGTTCAAATGGAAATTGATGACAACACATGGCAACTTATCAGAAGCGTTGAAGGTGTCACAAAGTTTATTGGTGGAGTAAAAAAACCCACACCACTTACCGAAGAACAAGTCAAATCTATCGTAGATTATACGCAAGTATCACAACCGAGCTATACTGCAAAATTTGCTGTAAATGATGCAGTGAAGGTAAATGATGGACCATTCAAAGACTTTGTAGGAAAAATAAATAAGATAAACGAAGACAAAGGGAGAGTTGAAGTTCTACTGACTATGTTTGGAAGAGAAACACCAGTAGATTTAGATTTTTTACAAATAGTAAGATTATAA
- the secE gene encoding preprotein translocase subunit SecE, producing the protein MKIFSNIFSFIRGIFTELKRTDWLNLSQTMNYLLLIVFVVSLIIITIVGSDFIFVKGRTLLLNSIL; encoded by the coding sequence ATGAAAATTTTTTCAAATATATTTTCCTTTATTCGAGGAATATTTACAGAATTAAAAAGAACGGATTGGCTGAATTTATCTCAAACTATGAATTACTTGCTTTTGATAGTTTTCGTAGTTTCATTGATAATTATCACTATAGTAGGTTCTGACTTCATTTTCGTCAAAGGTAGAACCTTATTACTAAATTCTATATTGTAG
- the rpmG gene encoding 50S ribosomal protein L33 — protein sequence MAKKGNRKLIKLINKATGSFYVSWKNSMNTKDKMTVKKFDPKTKKHEEFTETKF from the coding sequence ATGGCAAAAAAGGGAAATCGAAAACTCATCAAACTTATAAACAAAGCTACTGGATCTTTCTATGTTTCTTGGAAAAATTCTATGAACACCAAAGACAAAATGACTGTGAAAAAGTTTGATCCGAAAACAAAAAAGCACGAAGAATTCACTGAAACAAAATTCTAA
- the rlmB gene encoding 23S rRNA (guanosine(2251)-2'-O)-methyltransferase RlmB, giving the protein MISPNSRNDMHKDKHTPKQRTETIQVEGRNPVIETLRARSNITKLYLQKDIKQDEKITEVLSLANDQSIKVTYIDRKSLDKLSQTQVHQGVIALKSNSYRSNLELDMLIAKVEKSQRDPYFILVRESLYEYNLGAIIRTAVCAGVNGIILTHGSKVSPQVIRGSMGATEHIDFCYSNIFDAIKACQAKGIKVIGIEVSGENYYYEEDLTGPICFIIGGEDHPLSKEIIAKTDSCVKIPMFGDINSLNMSVAAGILLYEKVRQELV; this is encoded by the coding sequence ATGATTTCACCAAACTCAAGGAACGATATGCACAAAGATAAACATACCCCCAAACAGCGAACTGAAACAATTCAAGTAGAAGGTAGAAATCCAGTTATTGAAACCCTACGGGCAAGAAGTAATATCACAAAGCTTTACTTGCAAAAAGATATCAAGCAAGATGAAAAGATAACCGAAGTTTTGAGCTTGGCAAATGATCAAAGCATCAAAGTAACCTATATAGACAGAAAAAGCCTAGACAAACTATCACAAACACAGGTGCACCAAGGAGTAATTGCTCTCAAGAGTAATAGTTACAGATCCAATCTTGAGCTGGATATGCTCATCGCAAAAGTTGAAAAATCTCAACGAGATCCCTACTTCATCCTAGTTCGTGAATCTCTATACGAATACAATCTTGGAGCAATTATCAGAACGGCTGTTTGCGCTGGAGTAAACGGAATTATACTGACACATGGAAGCAAAGTTTCACCTCAAGTTATACGAGGCAGTATGGGTGCAACTGAACACATTGATTTTTGCTATTCAAACATTTTCGATGCTATCAAGGCATGCCAAGCGAAAGGCATCAAAGTTATAGGCATTGAAGTTAGTGGAGAAAATTACTATTACGAAGAGGACTTGACCGGTCCAATTTGTTTTATAATTGGAGGCGAAGATCATCCTTTGTCAAAAGAAATAATTGCCAAAACTGATAGTTGTGTGAAGATTCCTATGTTTGGGGACATCAATTCATTGAATATGTCAGTAGCTGCAGGAATTCTACTTTACGAGAAAGTTAGGCAAGAATTAGTATAA
- a CDS encoding alpha/beta hydrolase, producing the protein MKTKLLEILTGKNQNLRGIISMPDDQIQKGLICLHGFERNSSTEKKFKALSDSLVEKMIAVLKLDFSGCGLSDGDFRFTTIEKQADDFVIALRNLQMEIGQKRINVVAHSLGACVLATKIDEVKDEIGKIILIAPALNQKDLMRYWFITSTMKKSNPEIEITWQNYKQYLDENAFHKDCERTDKMTKSNYIEPKYFLETKDFDFSNEFDSLKDKVLHIHGSKDIAVPMESLNITFDNQIIITDGDHDLERPNQLEQWRNKAVNFLLK; encoded by the coding sequence ATGAAGACAAAGCTGTTAGAAATTCTAACCGGAAAAAATCAAAATCTTAGAGGTATTATTTCAATGCCTGATGATCAAATTCAAAAAGGACTAATTTGCCTTCATGGTTTTGAAAGAAATTCGTCTACTGAGAAAAAGTTTAAAGCACTTTCAGATAGTCTCGTTGAAAAGATGATAGCAGTTTTAAAATTAGATTTTTCAGGATGCGGTCTTTCTGACGGTGATTTTAGGTTCACAACAATAGAGAAACAAGCTGATGATTTTGTTATTGCATTAAGAAACTTACAAATGGAAATAGGACAAAAAAGAATAAATGTAGTCGCTCATAGTCTTGGAGCTTGTGTTTTAGCGACAAAAATTGATGAGGTCAAAGATGAGATAGGAAAGATCATTTTGATCGCTCCTGCATTAAATCAGAAAGACCTTATGAGATACTGGTTTATTACATCTACTATGAAAAAGTCTAATCCAGAAATTGAAATAACTTGGCAAAATTACAAACAATATTTAGATGAAAATGCTTTTCACAAAGATTGTGAAAGAACAGACAAAATGACCAAGTCAAATTATATTGAGCCCAAGTATTTTTTAGAAACCAAAGATTTTGATTTTTCAAACGAATTTGATTCTCTGAAAGATAAAGTCCTACATATTCACGGATCAAAAGATATTGCCGTTCCAATGGAAAGTTTGAATATAACTTTTGATAATCAAATAATTATCACAGATGGAGATCATGATTTAGAAAGACCAAATCAATTGGAACAATGGAGAAATAAAGCGGTGAATTTTTTACTAAAATAA
- a CDS encoding CTP synthase, which translates to MEFTNLNISPIIFVSGGVISGIGKGVATASLAYLLQEYGQKVSIIKFENYLNIDSGTINPIEHGDPFLTEDGTESDMDLGTYERFLGKKMTRNNFVTMGQMYKAIIDRERNFGYKGETVEPLYALRAEVLERFRIVQETESPDIILAELGGTVGEFQNTIYYETMKLLKFKYDHTILNIHVSYMPYLESVGEIKSKPVQQSVQMMDKLSMHPDFLIVRTDRKIDSLRIRKVASSCNISEDRVIEGPNVSSIYKVPINFEKAHFAEKVLDKLNIKYDKKIDPCKKIKKLQDDIEKTSASAKEVTLAIVGKYFSSDNYQLPDSYAALLEALKHASYKLKIKIDFKFINSEDMEEITGVLDGVSGIIVPIGWGSRGVEGKIRSIQYARENKVPYLGLCYGMQLACVEWARNVLDIKDAASEEVNAKSKNLVIHQIPIDEKYVRIKGDGVTMRLGSYPCVLKSRSLASEIYGKNEIEERHRHRFEFNNKYRDEFEKSGFVFSGTSPDNFFVEFIELPKEVHPFFIATQAHPEYKSTPWSPHPIFLRFLEESLKQDKGKILN; encoded by the coding sequence ATGGAATTTACAAATTTGAATATATCCCCAATTATCTTTGTTTCAGGTGGCGTGATATCTGGGATAGGTAAAGGGGTTGCAACTGCATCTCTAGCTTATTTGCTTCAAGAATACGGACAAAAAGTATCTATCATAAAGTTTGAAAATTATCTAAATATAGATTCTGGAACTATAAATCCAATCGAGCATGGAGATCCTTTCTTAACTGAAGATGGCACTGAATCTGATATGGATCTTGGGACTTATGAAAGGTTTTTAGGCAAAAAAATGACAAGGAATAATTTTGTTACAATGGGTCAGATGTATAAAGCGATCATTGATAGAGAGAGAAACTTTGGTTACAAAGGCGAGACTGTTGAACCACTTTATGCACTACGAGCTGAAGTTTTGGAAAGATTTCGAATTGTGCAAGAAACTGAATCACCAGATATCATATTGGCGGAGTTAGGTGGTACAGTCGGGGAATTTCAAAATACAATATACTATGAAACTATGAAATTACTAAAGTTCAAATACGATCATACTATATTGAATATTCATGTATCATATATGCCGTACTTAGAAAGTGTTGGAGAGATTAAATCAAAACCAGTTCAACAATCTGTACAGATGATGGACAAGCTATCAATGCACCCAGATTTCTTGATAGTAAGAACAGACAGAAAAATTGATTCACTTAGGATCAGAAAAGTTGCCTCTAGCTGTAACATTTCGGAAGATAGGGTGATTGAAGGTCCTAATGTATCTTCAATATACAAAGTTCCAATTAATTTTGAAAAGGCACATTTTGCTGAGAAAGTATTGGACAAATTAAACATTAAATATGACAAAAAGATAGATCCTTGCAAAAAAATAAAAAAATTACAAGATGACATTGAGAAAACCTCTGCTAGTGCAAAAGAAGTTACTCTAGCAATTGTTGGCAAGTACTTTAGCAGTGACAATTATCAGTTGCCAGATTCTTATGCCGCCTTGCTTGAGGCTTTGAAACATGCTAGTTATAAACTTAAAATCAAAATTGACTTTAAGTTTATCAATTCAGAAGACATGGAAGAAATTACAGGTGTATTGGATGGTGTGAGTGGTATTATAGTGCCTATTGGTTGGGGTTCAAGGGGCGTAGAAGGTAAGATACGCTCAATACAGTATGCAAGGGAAAACAAGGTGCCATATTTAGGCCTTTGTTATGGCATGCAACTTGCTTGCGTAGAATGGGCAAGAAATGTCTTGGATATAAAAGATGCTGCTTCAGAAGAAGTGAATGCGAAATCAAAGAATTTGGTAATACACCAGATTCCAATTGATGAGAAATATGTTCGCATAAAAGGTGATGGAGTAACCATGAGATTAGGGTCTTATCCATGCGTTCTCAAAAGTAGAAGCTTAGCTTCAGAAATATATGGAAAAAATGAGATAGAAGAAAGGCATAGGCATAGATTTGAATTTAATAACAAATATCGAGATGAGTTTGAAAAATCAGGATTTGTTTTTTCCGGAACTTCTCCAGACAATTTTTTCGTTGAATTTATTGAGTTACCTAAAGAAGTTCATCCTTTTTTCATAGCAACTCAAGCTCATCCAGAATACAAGTCAACACCATGGTCCCCACACCCTATATTCTTGAGATTCCTAGAAGAAAGTTTGAAGCAAGATAAAGGTAAAATATTGAATTAA
- a CDS encoding NUDIX hydrolase, with translation MKNFSNKQNTSYLIDGQRVWHSRSVAVTGLVVCRFNHIYNFLISKRGNKAADYQDYWNLPSGYIDWNENGFEAFEREVFEETGVDISLIYPEGKILFDNEKEPAKVFTEPTENKQNISLLYTLIFERSNLPELNFGNAAYEEVSDTLWITVEDVDQYKFAFQHDELIKAAFGKISTMKL, from the coding sequence GTGAAAAATTTCTCAAACAAACAAAATACTTCTTATCTTATAGACGGACAAAGGGTTTGGCATTCAAGAAGTGTAGCGGTTACAGGTTTGGTAGTTTGTCGGTTCAATCACATATATAATTTTTTGATTTCCAAAAGAGGTAATAAAGCTGCCGATTATCAAGACTACTGGAATTTGCCATCTGGGTATATAGACTGGAATGAAAATGGATTTGAGGCGTTTGAAAGAGAAGTATTTGAGGAAACTGGCGTTGATATTTCTCTTATTTATCCAGAAGGTAAGATCTTGTTTGACAATGAGAAGGAGCCTGCCAAAGTATTTACTGAACCTACAGAAAACAAGCAAAATATTTCGCTTCTATATACACTGATATTTGAAAGATCAAATTTACCTGAATTGAACTTTGGAAATGCTGCATATGAAGAAGTATCCGACACTTTATGGATCACAGTAGAAGATGTGGATCAGTACAAATTTGCATTTCAACATGATGAGTTGATCAAAGCCGCATTTGGCAAAATATCTACGATGAAACTTTGA
- a CDS encoding 50S ribosomal protein L28 has protein sequence MSKTCIVTGKKTASGRTRKHNYGGGWEFRATAKPAKWRVNFKKIKIIDANGNAKRVWMSVRGLKTLKKTA, from the coding sequence ATGTCAAAAACATGTATAGTAACAGGCAAAAAAACAGCTTCAGGTAGAACAAGAAAACATAACTACGGTGGTGGTTGGGAATTTCGTGCTACTGCAAAACCTGCTAAATGGAGAGTTAATTTCAAAAAAATAAAGATAATTGATGCAAACGGTAACGCAAAAAGGGTTTGGATGTCAGTTCGTGGCCTCAAAACTCTAAAGAAAACTGCTTAA
- a CDS encoding rod shape-determining protein, giving the protein MFDTILAKLTYDVAIDLGTSTTLVGVKGFGNILLEPTVVAVNKKTSQILAVGSEAKEMVGRTPGDIVAVRPMRDGVIKDYEMTQAMLKYFLHKAQTIARRMNGTWKARLKIDKPRVIIGVPSGITDVERKAVIDSAKFAGARTVFIIEEAMAAAIGAELPIDEASGSMIIDIGGGTTDIAILSLGAIVSDETIRIAGDFLDAELQNFIKEKFGVQLGDQTIENMKIEIASLDRSKLSISVKGRGIKDGLPKAQEVTSSDIESTVASVLAHIINAAKQAIESAPPEILGDILENGITLAGGGAQIRGLSEYLTKELHVPVKITEDPVSCVLRGCMKVIDNFSLLSRLQVDE; this is encoded by the coding sequence TTGTTTGATACAATCCTTGCAAAACTCACATATGATGTAGCTATAGATCTAGGAACGAGTACGACACTTGTCGGGGTGAAAGGTTTTGGAAATATTCTTCTTGAGCCAACTGTCGTTGCTGTGAATAAAAAAACCTCTCAAATTTTGGCTGTTGGATCAGAAGCAAAAGAAATGGTTGGTCGAACTCCCGGCGACATAGTTGCAGTAAGACCTATGAGAGATGGAGTTATAAAAGACTACGAGATGACGCAAGCCATGTTGAAGTATTTTCTACACAAAGCTCAGACTATTGCTAGAAGAATGAATGGCACATGGAAGGCCCGTTTGAAAATTGATAAACCGAGGGTCATCATAGGTGTCCCAAGTGGGATTACAGATGTCGAGAGGAAGGCTGTGATAGATTCAGCAAAGTTTGCAGGAGCCAGAACAGTATTTATTATAGAAGAGGCTATGGCAGCAGCTATAGGAGCAGAATTACCGATTGATGAAGCTAGTGGCAGTATGATAATTGATATCGGTGGAGGGACAACCGATATTGCTATTTTGTCTCTAGGTGCAATAGTGTCAGATGAAACTATAAGAATTGCAGGTGATTTTCTAGATGCTGAACTACAGAATTTCATCAAAGAAAAGTTCGGTGTTCAGCTAGGAGATCAAACTATAGAAAATATGAAAATAGAGATTGCTTCATTGGATCGATCAAAATTATCAATAAGCGTCAAAGGGAGAGGTATCAAAGATGGTCTTCCCAAAGCTCAAGAGGTAACCTCTAGTGACATTGAATCGACAGTTGCGAGCGTTTTAGCACATATCATCAATGCTGCGAAACAAGCAATTGAGTCTGCGCCTCCGGAAATACTCGGTGATATACTTGAAAATGGGATTACTCTTGCAGGGGGTGGCGCTCAAATACGAGGTCTCTCTGAGTATTTGACAAAAGAACTTCATGTCCCAGTTAAGATTACAGAAGATCCTGTATCCTGTGTCTTGAGGGGGTGCATGAAAGTTATTGATAATTTTTCCCTTCTTTCAAGATTACAAGTAGATGAATAA
- the dprA gene encoding DNA-protecting protein DprA: MEYTDSQKNILIISMIKGVGPRSYMKLLGEFGSINQFLEANKGEYSELLASFWKVAKDINLYLDRLSELDVKLTFLGDKDYPSSLASIYDPPLVLYYKGSLEIEVLNFSNLLSIVGSRTLNEYGKRTTKKFGEELANDFTLVSGMAIGADSIVHEASLNANKPTIAVLASSVEKATPLANYHLYDKIIRNGLIVSEYPIGTDPHLGHFPNRNRIVAGLSLGTLVTQARMNSGSLITPRLAIDQGRESFAIPGMITDTYHKGTNWLIQNNIAHMVLEPDDIRSILNIKDNSNKYKSNDIAFENPIQVGIVDKLTSGSLNVDELSILCKFSINDINVNLSVLEMGGFVLRDNVGKYSLA; encoded by the coding sequence ATGGAATATACAGACTCGCAAAAAAACATACTAATAATTTCTATGATTAAAGGTGTTGGACCAAGAAGTTATATGAAGTTGCTAGGTGAATTTGGGAGTATAAATCAGTTCCTTGAAGCAAATAAAGGTGAATATTCCGAACTTTTAGCAAGTTTCTGGAAGGTTGCTAAAGATATAAATCTATACTTAGACAGACTTTCGGAGTTGGATGTAAAACTTACTTTCTTGGGAGATAAGGATTACCCTTCATCGCTTGCAAGTATCTATGATCCACCCTTGGTTTTATACTATAAAGGAAGTCTAGAAATTGAGGTGTTGAACTTTAGTAATCTGCTATCTATAGTTGGAAGTCGCACTCTAAACGAATACGGGAAAAGAACAACAAAAAAATTTGGAGAAGAACTAGCAAATGACTTTACTTTGGTTTCAGGAATGGCAATTGGTGCAGACAGTATAGTACATGAAGCTTCATTAAATGCAAACAAGCCGACTATAGCTGTACTCGCATCGTCTGTAGAAAAAGCTACGCCTTTAGCAAACTACCACTTATATGACAAGATCATTCGTAATGGCTTGATAGTTTCAGAATACCCCATTGGAACTGATCCTCATCTAGGTCATTTCCCAAATAGAAACAGAATTGTGGCTGGATTGAGTTTGGGAACATTAGTTACTCAAGCTAGAATGAATTCAGGTTCGTTGATAACTCCAAGGTTAGCTATAGATCAGGGTAGAGAAAGTTTTGCAATTCCGGGTATGATTACAGATACCTATCACAAAGGGACAAATTGGTTGATACAAAACAACATTGCTCATATGGTATTGGAGCCGGATGATATTAGGTCAATTTTGAATATAAAGGATAATTCAAATAAGTACAAAAGTAATGATATAGCTTTTGAGAATCCAATTCAGGTTGGTATAGTGGACAAGTTGACATCTGGCAGTTTGAATGTTGATGAATTGAGTATTCTTTGCAAGTTTAGTATTAACGATATCAATGTAAATCTCTCTGTTCTTGAAATGGGTGGGTTTGTTTTGAGAGACAATGTAGGTAAGTATTCGCTAGCATAA
- the rpsB gene encoding 30S ribosomal protein S2, translating into MTKTKNQADPSALEEKTETITEIAPQQTVSNENLEEITPEEIETDIQKIDLDISQEDQVDNSKEEKKPERTFKSIKFPDFKEFLKAGTQFGHQTNKWNPKMQKYIHSAKNGIHIIDLEQTMKCLSSGLNAIQEGSYKGNVLIVATKNQARQLAKEEAIRSGAMFVTHRWPGGLLTNFKQVKKSLKRLNELEKMFEEGVEDMTKYEISVLKKEWERLNKLYGGVKFMANLPSLVIIIDTHFEKNALREANAMKVPVVGIVDTNSDPTTVDYPIPANDDAVGAVSLMLKLIGDAILDGNQGGGIKHIFKDYTKMEVARR; encoded by the coding sequence ATGACAAAAACAAAGAATCAGGCAGATCCAAGTGCCCTAGAGGAAAAGACTGAAACAATAACTGAAATTGCACCTCAACAAACTGTTTCGAATGAAAATCTCGAAGAAATTACACCTGAAGAAATTGAAACTGACATCCAAAAAATTGACCTTGATATTTCCCAAGAAGATCAAGTCGACAATTCCAAAGAGGAGAAAAAACCAGAGAGGACATTCAAGTCAATTAAATTTCCCGATTTCAAAGAATTTTTAAAAGCTGGAACTCAATTTGGTCACCAGACCAATAAGTGGAACCCTAAAATGCAGAAGTACATACATTCTGCTAAGAATGGAATTCACATCATAGATCTAGAGCAAACCATGAAGTGCCTCTCAAGTGGACTTAACGCAATTCAAGAAGGAAGTTATAAAGGAAATGTTTTGATTGTAGCTACAAAGAATCAAGCAAGACAACTTGCAAAAGAAGAGGCTATAAGATCTGGCGCAATGTTTGTTACACACAGGTGGCCGGGTGGTTTACTAACAAATTTCAAGCAAGTCAAAAAATCCTTAAAAAGGTTGAATGAACTTGAGAAAATGTTTGAAGAGGGTGTCGAAGATATGACAAAATATGAAATCTCTGTTTTGAAAAAAGAGTGGGAGAGGTTGAACAAACTATATGGTGGAGTCAAATTCATGGCTAACTTACCTAGTTTAGTTATCATTATTGATACTCATTTTGAAAAAAATGCACTTCGTGAGGCAAATGCTATGAAAGTACCTGTTGTTGGTATCGTTGATACAAATTCTGATCCAACTACTGTGGATTATCCAATTCCAGCGAATGATGATGCTGTAGGTGCGGTAAGTTTGATGTTGAAACTTATAGGTGATGCGATACTTGATGGTAATCAAGGAGGTGGAATCAAGCATATATTCAAAGATTATACAAAAATGGAAGTAGCAAGAAGGTAG
- the tsf gene encoding elongation factor Ts (EF-Ts; functions during elongation stage of protein translation; forms a dimer; associates with EF-Tu-GDP complex and promotes exchange of GDP to GTP resulting in regeneration of the active form of EF-Tu) — translation MSITLEQIKKLREMSGAGLTDAKSALEVAGGDVEKAFDELRKRGVAKLEKRADKAAEAGYIGTYLHNGQVIGVVVLNCETDFVAKLDAFRDLAKELAMQIVSQAPVYINIENVPVEVKEREMALAKEKLDGKPEEIQQKIIEGNLQKFYEQTVLMEQVWIKDESKKIKDIFNEVAGKIGEKMEIKEIYRTTI, via the coding sequence ATGTCAATTACATTAGAACAAATCAAAAAACTTAGAGAAATGTCAGGGGCTGGTCTTACTGATGCAAAATCTGCACTTGAAGTAGCAGGTGGAGATGTCGAGAAAGCTTTTGACGAACTTCGAAAGCGAGGTGTAGCAAAACTGGAAAAAAGAGCTGACAAAGCTGCTGAAGCAGGTTATATAGGGACTTACTTGCACAATGGACAAGTCATTGGTGTAGTAGTTTTGAATTGTGAAACTGACTTTGTTGCTAAACTAGATGCATTTCGTGATCTTGCAAAAGAACTTGCTATGCAAATCGTTTCGCAAGCCCCTGTTTATATAAATATTGAAAATGTTCCAGTGGAAGTTAAAGAAAGAGAAATGGCATTGGCGAAAGAAAAGTTAGATGGAAAACCAGAGGAAATACAGCAGAAAATCATTGAGGGTAACTTGCAAAAATTTTACGAACAGACTGTTTTGATGGAGCAAGTTTGGATCAAGGATGAGTCGAAGAAGATAAAAGATATTTTCAATGAAGTAGCTGGTAAAATTGGTGAAAAAATGGAAATCAAAGAAATTTATAGAACAACAATATAA